One region of Cloacibacillus sp. An23 genomic DNA includes:
- a CDS encoding mandelate racemase/muconate lactonizing enzyme family protein produces the protein MKITKVEAITCVEEIKNPIKAPISIPYASELEHLVFKEYRATLVKIETDEGVTGWGECMVRFSPTATRDIVEYISPLLIGKDPFDTERIWDLMFGAMMNRGHYQGFYIEAMSGIDCALWDIKGKALGVPVYKLLGAGGRPSFMAYASSIRFRGLEVVKETALKFKEAGFRSMKIKIGQVPENDMATVRAVREVVGDDIELTSDANCGYDAKTALRVGRVLEECNIRWFEEPVHPDDYDGYRLLSENLSVPIAGGEAHFLRWGMKDLITRGKIDIIQPNICRCGGVTEALKIHGLANAYNVKYLTHTGSCSAVCLASTLHIAAAFNDCYMFEHMQSDWAKDQRNPLRWDLTPLPMDYDPKTGMITMQDKPGFGLEIDESVIEATRVR, from the coding sequence ATGAAAATCACCAAAGTTGAAGCCATAACCTGTGTCGAAGAGATAAAGAACCCGATCAAGGCGCCGATAAGCATTCCGTATGCGAGCGAGCTCGAGCATCTCGTGTTCAAGGAATACCGCGCCACTCTCGTGAAAATCGAAACGGACGAAGGCGTCACCGGCTGGGGGGAATGCATGGTCCGCTTCTCGCCGACAGCCACGCGCGACATAGTTGAATATATATCGCCGCTGCTCATAGGCAAAGACCCGTTCGACACTGAGCGCATATGGGATCTGATGTTCGGCGCGATGATGAACCGCGGACATTATCAGGGCTTCTACATCGAAGCGATGTCCGGCATTGACTGCGCGCTGTGGGACATCAAGGGAAAGGCGCTCGGCGTGCCGGTCTACAAGCTGCTCGGAGCGGGCGGACGTCCTTCCTTCATGGCCTACGCCTCGTCGATACGTTTCCGCGGCCTTGAGGTTGTCAAAGAGACGGCTCTGAAATTCAAGGAAGCGGGATTCCGCTCCATGAAGATAAAGATCGGGCAGGTCCCCGAGAACGACATGGCGACGGTGCGCGCCGTGCGCGAAGTCGTCGGCGACGATATTGAGCTTACCAGCGACGCCAACTGCGGCTACGACGCGAAGACGGCGCTCCGCGTCGGACGCGTGCTCGAAGAGTGCAACATCCGCTGGTTTGAAGAGCCGGTGCATCCCGACGACTACGACGGCTACAGGCTGCTCTCCGAAAATCTGAGCGTCCCCATCGCCGGAGGCGAGGCGCACTTCCTCCGCTGGGGCATGAAAGACCTCATCACGCGCGGCAAAATCGACATAATACAGCCGAACATCTGCCGCTGCGGAGGCGTCACCGAAGCGCTGAAAATCCACGGGCTCGCCAACGCCTACAACGTCAAGTACCTCACGCACACGGGAAGCTGCTCCGCCGTATGCCTCGCTTCGACGCTGCACATCGCGGCGGCCTTTAACGACTGCTATATGTTCGAGCATATGCAGTCCGACTGGGCGAAGGACCAGCGCAACCCGCTGAGATGGGACCTCACGCCGCTTCCGATGGATTACGACCCGAAGACCGGAATGATAACGATGCAGGACAAGCCTGGCTTCGGCCTCGAAATAGACGAGAGCGTCATAGAGGCGACGCGCGTAAGATAA
- a CDS encoding LysR family transcriptional regulator, translated as MTLRHLRIFVEVVNCGKMSEAASKLYISQSSISQTIAELESYYNVKLFDRLSKRLFLTSSGRELYEMASKVILSYDEMNQYMTHITDRQELKVGATFTIGATVMTQILKRLNGTCPNVTTRVVVDRTPVLERQILHGELDAALVEGTVKSPDVVVQKLMQDELFLVCSPEHPFAGKEQVEIKELEGQDFIMREPQSKTRKIFETYLEREHVAVAEKWTCNNPETIKSAVISGYGLSVLSERYVRRELEKGTIKAVPVRDIHMVRDFSLVYHKSKYRFPAFVNFVTICSNFSEIQ; from the coding sequence GTGACTTTAAGGCATCTGCGTATTTTTGTGGAAGTCGTCAACTGCGGCAAGATGAGCGAGGCGGCGTCCAAGCTGTATATTTCGCAGTCGTCGATAAGCCAGACGATCGCTGAGTTGGAGAGCTACTATAATGTAAAGCTCTTTGACCGGCTGTCGAAAAGGCTTTTTCTGACTTCTTCCGGGCGAGAGCTTTACGAAATGGCTTCCAAGGTAATCCTCTCTTACGATGAGATGAACCAGTACATGACGCACATCACGGACAGGCAGGAGCTCAAGGTTGGCGCGACGTTCACGATAGGGGCGACCGTGATGACGCAGATATTGAAGCGGCTGAACGGCACGTGCCCGAACGTCACAACGAGGGTCGTCGTCGACAGAACTCCGGTTCTCGAAAGGCAGATCCTCCACGGCGAGCTAGACGCCGCGCTCGTCGAAGGCACGGTGAAGAGTCCAGACGTCGTAGTGCAGAAACTTATGCAGGACGAACTTTTTCTGGTCTGCTCGCCTGAACACCCGTTCGCCGGAAAAGAGCAGGTAGAGATAAAGGAGCTTGAAGGACAGGATTTTATTATGCGCGAGCCGCAGAGCAAGACGCGCAAAATTTTTGAAACTTATCTGGAGCGCGAGCACGTCGCCGTGGCCGAGAAATGGACCTGCAACAACCCCGAAACTATAAAGTCTGCGGTAATATCAGGCTACGGGCTGTCGGTGCTGTCGGAACGCTACGTAAGGCGCGAGCTGGAGAAGGGGACTATAAAGGCCGTGCCGGTCAGGGACATACATATGGTTCGTGATTTTTCACTCGTCTATCACAAAAGCAAGTATCGTTTCCCCGCTTTCGTCAATTTCGTAACGATTTGCAGTAATTTCAGCGAAATACAGTAA
- the rd gene encoding rubredoxin → MKKYVCTVCGYVYDPEIGDPDSGIAAGTAFEDIPDGWVCPVCGVGKEMFEAQ, encoded by the coding sequence ATGAAGAAATATGTCTGCACAGTTTGCGGTTACGTTTACGACCCCGAGATAGGCGACCCCGATTCCGGCATAGCCGCCGGCACCGCCTTCGAAGACATCCCCGACGGCTGGGTCTGCCCGGTCTGCGGCGTCGGCAAGGAGATGTTCGAAGCGCAGTAA
- a CDS encoding Xaa-Pro peptidase family protein has protein sequence MSAEYILSRAARLRAEMREAGARAYVVLNDEDSNWESLFYLSGFRGTAGALVVYDDAEPELFLDGRYAEAGRTQSPYCVKEQKKNLAEDLRESLRAHGAEEILCEARKTSHENWLRLADGLGTWRDGGAIMERLRRRKDAEEISCIKRAASIGARAFLETLDAARPGMTEKEFESLLNYRISAAGGGAGFDMIVASGARGAMPHGRATDKPMERGECVTVDYGARWNGYLCDITRNFSIGEPTDEALVLHALVKRAHDAGAAALKAGASGKELHETAARVFAAEGKEKFFTHSLGHSFGLEVHESPVLSPRRDDALAAGDVVTIEPGLYFEGSRGMRLEDDYLITSEGAELLTDELAPELFVVSK, from the coding sequence ATGAGCGCGGAATATATTCTGAGCCGCGCGGCGCGGCTGCGCGCGGAAATGCGCGAAGCGGGCGCGCGCGCCTACGTCGTGCTCAACGACGAAGATTCCAACTGGGAGAGCCTCTTCTACCTCAGCGGCTTCCGCGGCACGGCGGGCGCGCTCGTCGTCTACGACGACGCGGAACCGGAGCTCTTCCTCGACGGGCGCTACGCCGAGGCCGGACGGACCCAGTCTCCCTACTGCGTGAAGGAACAGAAAAAAAATCTCGCCGAAGACCTGCGCGAAAGCCTGCGCGCGCACGGCGCGGAGGAGATTTTATGCGAGGCGCGCAAAACGTCGCACGAAAACTGGCTGCGCCTAGCGGACGGCCTCGGAACGTGGCGCGACGGAGGCGCGATAATGGAGCGGCTGCGCCGCAGGAAGGACGCGGAGGAGATTTCCTGCATCAAGCGCGCGGCCTCGATAGGCGCGCGCGCCTTCCTCGAAACGCTCGACGCCGCGCGCCCGGGCATGACCGAAAAAGAATTCGAGTCGCTGCTCAACTACCGCATAAGCGCGGCGGGCGGCGGCGCGGGCTTCGACATGATAGTCGCCTCCGGCGCTCGCGGCGCGATGCCGCACGGACGCGCGACGGACAAGCCGATGGAGCGCGGCGAATGCGTCACCGTGGACTACGGCGCGCGCTGGAACGGCTACCTCTGCGACATCACGCGCAACTTCTCGATAGGCGAGCCAACGGACGAAGCGCTAGTGCTCCACGCGCTCGTCAAACGCGCGCACGACGCAGGAGCCGCGGCGCTCAAAGCCGGAGCCTCCGGCAAAGAACTGCACGAAACTGCGGCGCGCGTATTCGCCGCGGAAGGAAAAGAAAAATTCTTCACGCACAGCCTGGGCCACAGCTTCGGCCTCGAAGTCCACGAATCCCCGGTGCTCTCTCCGCGCCGCGACGACGCGCTGGCGGCCGGCGACGTCGTGACGATAGAGCCTGGGCTCTACTTCGAGGGCTCGCGCGGCATGAGGCTCGAGGACGACTATCTGATAACGTCGGAGGGCGCGGAGCTTCTGACCGATGAACTCGCGCCGGAACTCTTCGTAGTTTCAAAATGA
- a CDS encoding AIR synthase related protein, whose protein sequence is MAEENKLPAGKLPPEALKRSVLSYVGARRPEVLIGPGVGEDASVIRWPEGKYLVFSSDPIVGADSGAGKLLVRINSNDIASKGGDPAYLAVTLILPPRFGEEGARRIMSEIDEECKAQGIAVAGGHTEFNDRYDRPVIMGALIGTADKVMRATDISEGDMLIVTKHIGIEGMSILALDRPELLEPFMTPEEIAEIVSWADMTSVLAESRAVRQYAKFMHDPTEGGFLGGLDEISQLCGRSAELWRDALPVHPLTKRAAERLGFDPLKLIASGSLLAVVPADKAEEAQASLKAAGFDSVVAGRMGGPLTEKLPEPAEELWRLLKMGKE, encoded by the coding sequence ATGGCGGAAGAAAACAAACTCCCCGCCGGCAAGCTGCCGCCCGAGGCGCTCAAACGCAGCGTGCTCTCCTACGTTGGCGCGCGCAGGCCCGAGGTGCTCATCGGCCCCGGCGTAGGCGAGGACGCCTCGGTCATACGCTGGCCCGAAGGAAAATATCTCGTCTTCTCGTCCGACCCGATAGTCGGCGCGGACAGCGGCGCGGGAAAACTTCTTGTCAGGATAAATTCAAACGACATCGCGTCGAAAGGCGGCGACCCCGCATATCTCGCCGTCACGCTCATACTGCCGCCGAGATTCGGCGAAGAGGGCGCGCGCCGCATAATGAGCGAGATCGACGAGGAATGCAAAGCTCAGGGCATCGCAGTCGCGGGAGGCCACACCGAGTTCAACGACCGCTACGACCGTCCCGTAATCATGGGCGCGCTCATCGGCACGGCGGACAAAGTCATGCGCGCGACCGACATATCCGAAGGCGACATGCTCATCGTAACGAAACACATCGGCATTGAGGGAATGTCGATACTCGCGCTCGACAGGCCCGAGCTTCTCGAACCCTTCATGACGCCGGAGGAAATCGCGGAAATAGTCTCGTGGGCGGACATGACCTCGGTGCTCGCCGAGTCGCGCGCCGTGCGGCAATACGCGAAATTCATGCACGACCCGACGGAGGGCGGCTTCCTCGGCGGCCTCGACGAAATTTCGCAGCTCTGCGGACGCAGCGCCGAACTTTGGCGCGACGCGCTTCCGGTACACCCGCTGACGAAGCGCGCGGCGGAACGCCTCGGCTTCGACCCGCTCAAACTCATAGCCTCCGGCAGCCTGCTCGCCGTCGTCCCCGCGGACAAGGCGGAAGAGGCGCAGGCGTCGCTCAAAGCCGCGGGCTTCGACTCCGTCGTCGCCGGCCGCATGGGCGGCCCTCTCACGGAAAAGCTGCCCGAGCCCGCCGAAGAGCTCTGGCGTCTGCTGAAGATGGGAAAAGAATGA